In the Micromonospora narathiwatensis genome, one interval contains:
- a CDS encoding 8-amino-7-oxononanoate synthase, with protein sequence MADWLAALDRRAELRARAGLTRRLHPRAAADAVVDLAGNDYLGLATHPEVTAAATRALSAYGLGATGSRLVRGSTDVHHALEDALAEWLGTDRALVFSSGYLANLAAVRGLARPRTLLVSDAHNHASLIDGCRISGAETVVTPHGDVDAVAAALAATPGRPAVVVTESVFSVDGDLAPLAALHAVARRHGALLLVDDAHALGVTGPAGAGGVAEAGLAGEPDVVVTATLSKALGGAGGVVAGPAEFVRHLVETGRTFIFDTALPPAVAAGVLAAVRLARSGDGLRAELAERAALAVRRLGAAGLDVSAPDAAVVSVTAPSPEAATAWAAGCRERGVAVGCFRPPSTPDSRSRLRLTISAGVARADFVRALDVIVDCAPKEGS encoded by the coding sequence GTGGCGGACTGGCTGGCGGCCCTGGACCGCCGCGCCGAACTGCGGGCCAGGGCGGGGCTGACCCGTCGGCTGCACCCGCGCGCCGCCGCCGACGCCGTGGTCGACCTGGCCGGCAACGACTACCTCGGCCTGGCCACCCACCCGGAGGTCACCGCCGCCGCCACGCGGGCGTTGTCCGCGTATGGGCTGGGCGCCACCGGGTCGCGGCTGGTACGCGGCTCGACCGACGTCCACCACGCGCTGGAGGACGCCCTCGCGGAGTGGCTCGGCACCGACCGGGCGCTGGTCTTCTCCTCCGGCTACCTGGCCAACCTCGCCGCCGTCCGGGGCCTGGCGCGACCGCGTACGCTGCTCGTCTCCGACGCCCACAACCACGCCTCGCTGATCGACGGGTGCCGGATCTCCGGCGCGGAGACCGTGGTGACCCCGCACGGTGACGTCGACGCGGTGGCCGCCGCGCTCGCCGCCACGCCCGGCCGACCCGCGGTGGTGGTCACCGAGTCGGTCTTCTCCGTCGACGGCGATCTCGCCCCGCTGGCCGCGCTGCACGCCGTGGCCCGTCGGCACGGTGCCCTGCTGCTGGTCGACGACGCGCACGCGCTCGGCGTCACCGGTCCGGCCGGGGCGGGCGGGGTGGCCGAGGCGGGCCTGGCCGGCGAGCCGGACGTGGTGGTGACCGCCACGCTCTCCAAGGCGCTCGGCGGGGCCGGCGGGGTGGTGGCCGGGCCGGCGGAGTTCGTCCGGCACCTGGTGGAGACCGGCCGTACCTTCATCTTCGACACCGCGCTGCCGCCGGCGGTGGCCGCCGGCGTGCTGGCGGCGGTCCGGCTGGCCCGGTCCGGCGACGGGTTGCGCGCCGAACTCGCCGAACGGGCCGCGCTCGCGGTCCGCCGGCTGGGCGCGGCCGGGCTGGACGTGTCCGCCCCCGACGCGGCCGTGGTGTCGGTGACCGCGCCCAGCCCGGAGGCGGCGACCGCGTGGGCGGCCGGGTGCCGGGAGCGGGGCGTCGCCGTAGGCTGCTTCCGGCCGCCGTCCACCCCGGACAGCCGGTCCCGGCTCCGGTTGACCATCAGCGCCGGGGTGGCCCGGGCGGACTTCGTCCGGGCCCTGGACGTCATCGTGGACTGTGCCCCGAAGGAGGGCTCATGA
- the bioD gene encoding dethiobiotin synthase gives MTTGWTGPVLVTGTDTEVGKTVVTAAIAAAAQAAGLRVAVVKPGQTGTATGEPGDVDSVTRLAAPLTGRTLAAYPDPLAPLAAARVADLPPLELYTAVDAIREETDKHDLVLVEGAGGLLVPMGLRPSGEPWTVADLAVSLGAPAVVVARAGLGTLNHTALTLEALERRAIPAGVVIGAWPAEPELVHWANLTELAPNLIGAVPMGAGAMDPGVFRRSAPGWLTPALYGVLDDWRTWAEDAS, from the coding sequence ATGACTACTGGCTGGACCGGGCCGGTGTTGGTGACGGGCACGGACACCGAGGTGGGCAAGACCGTGGTCACCGCGGCGATCGCGGCGGCGGCGCAGGCCGCCGGGCTGCGGGTCGCGGTGGTCAAGCCCGGCCAGACCGGTACGGCCACCGGCGAGCCGGGCGACGTCGACTCGGTCACCCGACTGGCCGCCCCGCTGACCGGCCGGACCCTGGCCGCCTATCCGGACCCGCTCGCCCCGCTCGCCGCGGCCCGGGTCGCCGACCTGCCGCCGCTGGAGCTCTACACCGCCGTCGACGCGATCCGCGAGGAGACCGACAAGCACGATCTGGTGCTCGTCGAGGGGGCCGGCGGGCTGCTCGTACCGATGGGGCTGCGGCCGTCGGGCGAGCCCTGGACGGTGGCTGACCTGGCGGTGTCGCTGGGCGCGCCGGCCGTGGTGGTGGCCCGCGCCGGCCTCGGCACGCTCAACCACACCGCGCTCACCCTGGAGGCCCTCGAACGCCGGGCGATCCCGGCGGGCGTGGTCATCGGCGCCTGGCCGGCCGAGCCGGAGCTGGTGCACTGGGCCAACCTGACCGAGCTGGCGCCCAACCTGATCGGCGCGGTCCCGATGGGCGCCGGCGCGATGGACCCGGGGGTGTTCCGCCGCTCCGCGCCCGGCTGGCTCACCCCCGCCCTCTACGGCGTGCTCGACGATTGGCGGACCTGGGCCGAGGACGCCAGCTGA
- a CDS encoding cytochrome P450, which produces MLFRGWGESVDGPWPDQATVVDHVGVPHLVVTRHALVRQLLTDPATFRPDNALDAVTPIPVAALRVLAGHRFRLPPTLANNSGASHPEIRGIVADALHPDRVAAQQPWLTDLVRRRVTRLAAALDAGAPVDLYAELAADLPLLVLARLVELPDAPVGAVKDFARAALELFWAPLDEDRQLALAAEVGRFHTVLRAFAATGGGLAARLRAAGHSPDVVVGALFFLLVAGQETTSQFLTLLLHRLTGEPAVRAGLRAGEVAVADVVEEGLRLEPPIVTWRRVAAVDTTLGGTPVAAGTSIVAWLARAGRDPEVVAAPGEFRPGQRGSRRHLAFGAGAHRCVGAQLARMEAAVVVAEATPLLDGVTVVRPPWCPDNLTFRMPDAFVIRRP; this is translated from the coding sequence GTGCTGTTCCGGGGCTGGGGAGAGTCCGTCGACGGTCCGTGGCCCGACCAGGCCACCGTGGTCGACCACGTCGGCGTGCCGCACCTGGTGGTGACCCGGCACGCGCTGGTTCGGCAGCTGCTCACCGACCCGGCGACCTTCCGGCCGGACAACGCCCTCGACGCGGTGACCCCGATCCCGGTGGCCGCCCTGCGGGTCCTCGCCGGTCACCGGTTCCGGCTGCCGCCGACGCTGGCCAACAACTCGGGAGCCAGCCACCCCGAGATCCGCGGCATCGTCGCCGACGCGCTGCACCCCGACCGGGTGGCCGCGCAGCAGCCCTGGCTGACCGACCTGGTCCGGCGGCGGGTGACCCGGCTCGCCGCCGCCCTCGACGCCGGCGCGCCGGTCGACCTGTACGCCGAACTCGCCGCCGACCTGCCACTGCTGGTGCTGGCCCGGCTGGTCGAGCTGCCGGACGCCCCGGTCGGCGCGGTCAAGGACTTCGCCCGGGCCGCCCTGGAACTGTTCTGGGCGCCGCTCGACGAGGACCGTCAGCTCGCCCTCGCCGCCGAGGTGGGGCGGTTCCACACCGTGCTGCGCGCGTTCGCCGCGACCGGCGGCGGGCTGGCCGCCCGGCTGCGGGCCGCCGGGCACTCTCCCGACGTGGTCGTCGGCGCGCTGTTCTTCCTGTTGGTCGCCGGCCAGGAGACCACCTCGCAGTTCCTCACCCTGCTGCTGCACCGGCTCACCGGCGAACCGGCGGTCCGGGCCGGGTTACGCGCCGGCGAGGTCGCGGTCGCCGACGTGGTCGAGGAGGGGCTGCGGCTGGAGCCGCCGATCGTCACCTGGCGGCGGGTCGCGGCGGTGGACACCACGCTGGGCGGCACCCCTGTCGCCGCCGGCACCAGCATCGTGGCCTGGCTGGCCCGGGCCGGCCGGGACCCGGAGGTGGTCGCCGCGCCGGGTGAGTTCCGGCCGGGGCAGCGCGGCTCCCGCCGGCACCTGGCCTTCGGGGCGGGCGCGCACCGGTGCGTCGGCGCGCAACTGGCCCGGATGGAGGCCGCGGTGGTGGTCGCCGAGGCGACGCCGCTGCTCGACGGCGTGACCGTGGTCCGTCCGCCGTGGTGCCCGGACAATCTCACCTTCCGGATGCCGGACGCGTTCGTGATCCGCCGGCCCTGA
- a CDS encoding class I SAM-dependent methyltransferase — MSDLSAAFVRLHARLAPVAFVPEVRLHQADEPIGLWELTEGEFRSAQPPPFWAFAWAGGQALARYVTDHAELVAGRRVLDLASGSGLVAIAAARAGAAAVRAVEVDERAVAAVALNAEANGVRVDAELGDILDGDAGDAEVVLAGDVFYSEAMARRVLRFLLRAARSGARVLVGDPGRAFLPRERFHELAGYDVPVPEALESVRVKHTTVWELDPAPPGAAR; from the coding sequence GTGTCCGACCTGTCCGCCGCCTTCGTCCGGCTGCACGCCCGGCTCGCCCCGGTCGCCTTCGTCCCCGAGGTGCGGCTGCACCAGGCCGACGAGCCGATCGGCCTCTGGGAGCTGACCGAGGGTGAGTTCCGCAGCGCCCAACCGCCGCCGTTCTGGGCCTTCGCCTGGGCCGGCGGGCAGGCGCTCGCCCGCTACGTCACCGACCACGCCGAGCTGGTCGCCGGACGGCGGGTGCTCGACCTCGCCTCCGGCTCCGGCCTGGTCGCCATCGCCGCCGCCCGCGCCGGCGCCGCCGCCGTCCGGGCCGTCGAGGTGGACGAGCGGGCGGTCGCGGCCGTCGCGCTCAACGCCGAGGCCAACGGGGTACGCGTCGACGCCGAACTCGGCGACATCCTCGACGGCGACGCCGGGGACGCCGAGGTGGTGCTGGCCGGCGACGTCTTCTACAGCGAGGCGATGGCCCGCCGGGTGCTGCGCTTCCTGCTCCGGGCCGCCCGGTCCGGGGCCCGCGTGCTGGTCGGCGACCCGGGCCGGGCGTTCCTGCCCCGCGAGCGGTTCCACGAGCTGGCCGGGTACGACGTGCCGGTGCCCGAGGCGCTGGAGAGCGTACGGGTGAAGCACACCACCGTGTGGGAGCTGGACCCGGCTCCGCCGGGGGCCGCCCGCTAG
- a CDS encoding TetR/AcrR family transcriptional regulator, with protein MTRRAAEIRLDALLRTACDVIAERGLANTRTADVAEAAGVSQALVFYHFATKDRLLAQAFAYAVEQDLTRLDTVLRSSAPPLAKLRRMLRLYAPTGRSTSWSIWIDGWAESLRTPELEKLSRRLDLRWRQDLATVISDGVADGTFDCPDPAGAAWRISAVMDGLAVQLAVHERVITRRQIAEWIRLVAARELGLEPGQLD; from the coding sequence GTGACGAGACGCGCCGCCGAAATCCGCCTGGATGCCCTGCTTCGCACGGCCTGTGACGTGATCGCGGAACGCGGACTCGCCAACACCCGCACCGCCGACGTGGCGGAGGCCGCCGGGGTCAGCCAGGCCCTGGTCTTCTACCACTTCGCCACCAAGGACCGGCTGCTCGCGCAGGCGTTCGCGTACGCCGTCGAACAGGACCTGACCCGGCTCGACACGGTGCTCCGCTCCTCCGCCCCACCGCTGGCCAAGCTGCGCCGGATGCTGCGCCTCTACGCCCCGACCGGCCGGTCGACCTCGTGGTCCATCTGGATCGACGGCTGGGCGGAGTCGCTGCGCACCCCCGAGTTGGAGAAACTCTCCCGTCGGCTCGACCTGCGGTGGCGGCAGGATCTCGCCACGGTGATCTCCGACGGGGTGGCCGACGGCACCTTCGACTGCCCGGATCCGGCGGGCGCGGCGTGGCGGATCAGCGCGGTGATGGACGGCCTGGCGGTGCAGCTCGCGGTGCACGAGCGGGTGATCACCCGACGGCAGATCGCCGAGTGGATCCGCCTCGTCGCCGCACGCGAGCTGGGGCTGGAACCAGGCCAGCTCGACTGA
- a CDS encoding ArsR/SmtB family transcription factor — MVAIGLSAGAVARVRFALSCLWETVASVRVLRDPGQHAIHLPWVNRVRPRLAEANLIGPDGGLLWHLVPPAPGYLADFLTPPPAGLAPDLGQELAALRATPPGTVRAHLDLYPGHRPPALAALYADPEDGLRRLAGEIGAYWRLALAGDWPRIRALLDAEVFRRACRLAEDGAAGLLNDLHERVRWEGDALLISQRHCTAPDVPDGSGLVLVPSIFVWPSVLSIAAGDVPQLAYPARGLGALWACPPDAPDALGAVLGRGRARLLAALDAPRSTTELARRTGLSPAGVSQHLTALRAAGLVVTHRHGRSLLSSRTAVAEALLSASA; from the coding sequence GTGGTCGCGATCGGCCTGTCGGCGGGCGCCGTGGCACGGGTCCGGTTCGCGCTGTCCTGCCTCTGGGAGACGGTCGCCAGCGTACGGGTGCTCCGCGACCCCGGCCAGCACGCCATCCACCTGCCGTGGGTGAACCGGGTCCGGCCACGCCTGGCCGAGGCGAACCTGATCGGCCCGGACGGCGGCCTGCTCTGGCACCTCGTCCCGCCCGCGCCCGGGTACCTGGCCGACTTCCTCACCCCGCCGCCCGCCGGGCTGGCCCCCGACCTGGGGCAGGAACTCGCCGCTCTCCGCGCCACCCCACCCGGGACCGTCCGCGCCCACCTGGACCTCTACCCCGGCCACCGGCCACCGGCGCTGGCCGCCCTCTACGCCGACCCGGAGGACGGGCTGCGCCGGCTCGCCGGGGAGATCGGGGCGTACTGGCGGCTCGCCCTCGCCGGCGACTGGCCCCGGATCCGGGCCCTGCTGGACGCGGAGGTTTTCCGGCGGGCCTGCCGGCTGGCCGAGGACGGCGCGGCCGGGCTCCTCAACGACCTGCACGAGCGGGTCCGCTGGGAGGGCGACGCCCTGCTGATCAGCCAGCGGCACTGCACGGCTCCGGACGTGCCCGACGGCAGCGGGCTGGTTCTGGTGCCGTCGATCTTCGTCTGGCCGTCCGTGCTCAGCATCGCCGCCGGGGACGTGCCGCAGTTGGCGTACCCGGCCCGGGGCCTCGGCGCGCTGTGGGCCTGCCCGCCGGACGCGCCGGACGCGCTGGGCGCCGTACTCGGTCGGGGGCGGGCGCGGCTGCTCGCGGCGCTGGACGCGCCCCGGTCGACCACCGAGCTGGCCCGGCGGACGGGCCTCTCCCCGGCCGGCGTGTCGCAGCATCTCACCGCGCTGCGCGCGGCCGGCCTGGTGGTGACGCACCGACACGGCCGGTCGCTGCTCAGCAGCCGGACGGCGGTCGCGGAGGCGTTGCTGTCCGCGTCGGCGTGA
- a CDS encoding isocitrate lyase/PEP mutase family protein yields MNDQHSLALHFRSLHVPGEPLVLVNAWDAASARIVAAAGARAVATTSAGVAWSLGAPDGDTLGRDAAVDLVRRVVAAVPLPVTADIESGYGGTADEVAESVAAVIAAGAVGVNVEDARHDGATPLREVDDQCDRLAAVRSAANRAGIPLFVNARVDTFLRGAGGVAETVARARAYLAAGADGVFVPGTVDPGTLAALVEAIPAPLNVLAGPGAPAVAELAKTGVARVSLGSSVAEAAYGVARRAAEEAFAAGTYDALAGALDYGTLNELMRG; encoded by the coding sequence GTGAACGATCAACACAGCCTGGCCCTGCACTTCCGTTCCCTGCACGTTCCCGGCGAGCCGCTGGTCCTGGTCAATGCCTGGGACGCCGCGAGCGCCCGGATCGTCGCCGCCGCCGGCGCCCGCGCGGTCGCCACCACCAGCGCCGGCGTGGCCTGGAGCCTCGGCGCCCCGGACGGCGACACCCTCGGCCGTGACGCCGCCGTCGACCTGGTGCGCCGGGTCGTCGCGGCGGTTCCGCTGCCGGTCACCGCCGACATCGAGTCCGGGTACGGCGGCACCGCCGACGAGGTCGCCGAGAGCGTCGCGGCGGTGATCGCGGCCGGCGCGGTCGGCGTCAACGTCGAGGACGCCCGGCACGACGGGGCGACCCCGCTACGGGAGGTCGACGATCAGTGCGACCGACTGGCGGCCGTCCGGTCCGCCGCGAACCGGGCCGGGATCCCGCTGTTCGTCAACGCACGCGTCGACACGTTCCTGCGGGGCGCCGGAGGCGTCGCGGAGACGGTGGCGCGGGCCCGGGCGTACCTGGCGGCCGGCGCCGACGGGGTGTTCGTGCCCGGGACGGTGGACCCCGGCACGCTGGCCGCCCTGGTCGAGGCGATCCCGGCGCCGCTGAACGTCCTGGCCGGCCCGGGCGCCCCGGCGGTGGCCGAACTGGCGAAGACCGGGGTGGCCCGGGTCAGCCTGGGCTCCTCGGTCGCCGAGGCGGCGTACGGGGTGGCCCGCCGGGCCGCCGAGGAGGCGTTCGCCGCCGGGACGTACGACGCCCTCGCCGGTGCCCTCGACTACGGCACGCTCAACGAGTTGATGCGCGGCTGA
- a CDS encoding DUF6458 family protein — protein sequence MGIGTSIFLIAVGAILTFALDANIGGVSLDVVGWILMAAGVLGLIMTALVWGRRREVVTRTEPVEYRQVEQRRDVAPPL from the coding sequence GTGGGAATCGGAACCAGCATCTTCCTCATCGCGGTCGGCGCGATCCTCACCTTCGCGCTGGACGCCAACATCGGCGGGGTCAGCCTGGACGTCGTCGGTTGGATCCTGATGGCGGCCGGCGTACTCGGCCTGATCATGACCGCGCTGGTCTGGGGTCGCCGCCGCGAGGTGGTCACCAGGACCGAGCCGGTGGAGTACCGGCAGGTCGAGCAACGCCGGGACGTGGCGCCGCCGCTGTGA
- a CDS encoding response regulator transcription factor — translation MPDLTGVEATREISRVAPDVAVLMLTMFDDDESVFAAMRAGAQGYVLKGAAPDNVIRAIAAVAAGEAIFGPGVARRALNHLSGRTPDHRTFPELTPREHEVLNLIAAGLGNAAIAVRLGLAPATVSNHISSIFAKLQVASRAEAIIRARSAGLGQ, via the coding sequence ATGCCCGACCTGACCGGCGTCGAAGCGACGCGGGAAATCTCGCGTGTCGCTCCGGACGTCGCCGTGCTCATGCTCACCATGTTCGACGACGACGAGTCGGTCTTCGCCGCGATGCGCGCCGGCGCCCAAGGGTACGTCCTCAAAGGCGCCGCCCCCGACAACGTCATCCGCGCCATCGCCGCCGTCGCCGCGGGCGAGGCCATCTTCGGCCCCGGCGTCGCCCGCCGCGCCCTCAACCACCTCTCCGGCCGTACGCCGGATCACCGCACCTTCCCGGAGCTGACGCCGAGAGAACACGAGGTACTCAACCTGATCGCCGCCGGCCTCGGCAACGCCGCCATCGCGGTACGGCTCGGACTGGCACCGGCCACCGTCAGCAACCACATCAGCAGCATCTTCGCGAAGCTTCAGGTCGCCAGCAGGGCCGAAGCCATCATCCGTGCCCGCTCCGCCGGGCTCGGCCAGTAG
- a CDS encoding MMPL family transporter, translating into MAALVGGWSARHRWWAILIWLGFVVVATVVGNAVGTTPMKSYEGQNGDSRRAQQIIDEAGFPDVAGEMVLVQSRDGRITVDSPEFRQAVQDVRSAVEATGQVEHLRTPYDPAGPAPRTSDGTTALVLFDMAGAGDTADERVQPVLDAVAGVQDRHPELRVEQAGAASIQRLAGVAVNEDFQRAEALSLPITAIILLIAFGTLLPTLIPLGVSMTAFFAATGLLALASKVLHVADTTTNLMLLIGLAVGVDYSLFYVRREREERANGRSKERALEIAAATSGRAVLISGVTVIVAMAGMFLTDHGVFMGFAQGTILVVLTAMVASVTVLPATLAVFGDAVDARVIHGIVRLVTRGRVTWPRRLGGRAGGGRVWNVVLTGVLRRPWISTVLTVGVLAALAVPALGMRLGQPGIDDLQGDYPIAATFKAIDKAFPGGNEPATVAVKAPDVSSPAAQQAIERLKDRALASGVAHEPVSVQVNPARTVATISLSIGYGEQGRKAVEALRETIVPETVGALPDTQAYVTGTMAATVDFNRQMSRTAPLVLAFVLVLAFVLLLSSFRSLLVAIQAILLNLLSVAAAYGVLVLVFQDGLGADLLGFTPGAIVNWLPLFLFVILFGLSMDYQVFILSRIREAYDSGMSTERAVTHGIRSSAGVVTNAALIMVAVFAVFGTMSLLSFKQMGVGLAVAILIDATVVRAVLLPATMKLFGERAWYLPGWLDWLPSLSHDEEPARAEDTERPETTREPVPVS; encoded by the coding sequence GTGGCTGCCCTCGTCGGCGGCTGGAGCGCCCGCCACCGTTGGTGGGCAATCCTGATCTGGCTCGGGTTCGTGGTGGTCGCCACCGTTGTCGGCAACGCGGTGGGCACCACGCCGATGAAGAGCTACGAGGGCCAGAACGGCGACTCGCGCCGGGCCCAGCAGATCATCGACGAGGCCGGCTTCCCCGACGTGGCCGGCGAGATGGTGCTGGTCCAGTCCCGCGACGGTCGGATCACGGTGGACAGCCCCGAGTTCCGCCAGGCGGTGCAGGACGTCCGGAGCGCGGTCGAGGCCACCGGCCAGGTGGAACACCTGCGCACCCCGTACGACCCGGCCGGGCCGGCGCCCCGGACCAGCGACGGGACGACCGCGTTGGTGCTGTTCGACATGGCCGGCGCCGGCGACACCGCGGACGAGCGGGTGCAGCCGGTCCTCGACGCGGTGGCCGGCGTACAGGACCGACACCCCGAACTGCGGGTGGAGCAGGCGGGCGCGGCCAGCATACAGCGGCTGGCCGGCGTGGCGGTCAACGAGGACTTCCAGCGGGCCGAGGCGCTGTCGCTGCCGATCACCGCGATCATCCTGCTGATCGCCTTCGGCACCCTGTTGCCCACGCTCATCCCGCTCGGGGTGTCGATGACCGCGTTCTTCGCCGCCACCGGTCTGCTGGCGCTGGCCAGCAAGGTGCTGCACGTGGCCGACACGACCACCAACCTGATGCTGCTCATCGGGCTGGCGGTGGGCGTGGACTACTCCCTGTTCTACGTACGCCGGGAACGGGAGGAACGGGCGAACGGCCGGTCGAAGGAGCGCGCCCTGGAGATCGCGGCGGCCACCTCCGGTCGTGCGGTGCTGATCTCCGGGGTCACCGTGATCGTGGCGATGGCCGGCATGTTCCTCACCGACCACGGCGTGTTCATGGGCTTCGCGCAGGGGACCATCCTGGTCGTCCTGACCGCGATGGTGGCCTCGGTGACCGTCCTCCCGGCGACGCTGGCCGTGTTCGGCGACGCCGTTGACGCCCGGGTGATCCACGGAATCGTACGGCTGGTCACCCGGGGCCGGGTCACCTGGCCGCGGCGGCTGGGTGGCCGGGCCGGCGGCGGTCGGGTGTGGAACGTCGTCCTGACCGGCGTGCTGCGCCGCCCGTGGATCTCCACCGTACTGACGGTGGGCGTGCTCGCCGCGCTGGCGGTTCCCGCCCTCGGCATGCGCCTCGGCCAGCCCGGCATCGACGACCTCCAGGGCGACTACCCGATCGCGGCCACGTTCAAGGCGATCGACAAGGCGTTCCCGGGCGGCAACGAACCGGCCACCGTGGCGGTCAAGGCACCGGACGTGTCCAGCCCCGCGGCGCAGCAGGCGATCGAACGGCTCAAGGATCGGGCGCTGGCCAGCGGGGTGGCGCACGAACCGGTGAGCGTCCAGGTGAATCCGGCGCGGACGGTGGCCACGATCTCGCTCAGCATCGGCTACGGCGAGCAGGGCCGGAAGGCGGTCGAGGCGCTGCGGGAGACGATCGTGCCCGAGACCGTGGGCGCGCTGCCGGACACCCAGGCGTACGTCACCGGCACCATGGCCGCCACCGTCGACTTCAACCGTCAGATGTCCCGTACCGCGCCGCTGGTCCTCGCGTTCGTGCTGGTGCTGGCGTTCGTCCTGCTGCTGAGCAGCTTCCGCTCGCTCCTGGTGGCGATCCAGGCGATCCTGCTCAACCTGCTCTCGGTGGCCGCCGCCTACGGCGTGCTGGTGCTGGTGTTCCAGGACGGGCTCGGCGCGGACCTGCTCGGCTTCACGCCGGGCGCGATCGTGAACTGGCTGCCGCTGTTCCTCTTCGTGATCCTGTTCGGACTGTCGATGGACTACCAGGTCTTCATCCTCAGCCGGATCCGCGAGGCGTACGACAGCGGGATGTCCACGGAGCGCGCGGTCACCCACGGCATCAGGTCCTCCGCGGGCGTGGTCACCAACGCGGCGCTGATCATGGTGGCGGTGTTCGCGGTGTTCGGCACCATGTCGCTGCTCAGCTTCAAGCAGATGGGCGTGGGACTCGCGGTGGCCATCCTGATCGACGCCACCGTCGTACGCGCCGTCCTGCTGCCGGCCACGATGAAGCTCTTCGGCGAGCGGGCCTGGTACCTGCCGGGCTGGCTCGACTGGCTGCCCAGCCTCTCCCACGACGAGGAGCCGGCGAGGGCGGAGGACACGGAACGGCCGGAGACCACGCGCGAGCCTGTCCCGGTGAGCTGA
- a CDS encoding NAD-dependent epimerase/dehydratase family protein yields the protein MRLLVLGGSGFVGGAVVSEGVRRGWSVTVFNRGLHGDVPGGVRRLRGDRTAPDGLTALAGGAWDLVVDTWDGAPRAVRDAARALAGSVGHYGYVSSGSVYGEPVELGSAEDAPVVEASADAVDGDYPQLKAGGERAAVEVFGERALLARAGLILGPGEDIGRLPWWLRRIARGGEVLAPGPRDLPVQYIDVRDLASWLLDRCAEGTGGAYNVVGRSGHTTMGELLDAALAATGADAVLRWTDPEPILAAGVEPWNDLPIWIPVGHEYRWLQERGVERAYAAGLVCRPVAETVADTWRWLCEVGQVPPRAGRPARAPVGLDPEREAELLAGVARPA from the coding sequence ATGAGACTGCTGGTGCTGGGTGGGTCCGGATTCGTCGGTGGGGCCGTGGTGTCCGAGGGGGTACGGCGTGGCTGGTCGGTGACGGTGTTCAACCGGGGGCTGCACGGCGACGTGCCGGGGGGCGTACGCCGGTTGCGGGGGGACAGGACGGCGCCGGACGGGCTGACGGCGCTCGCCGGCGGTGCGTGGGACCTGGTGGTGGACACCTGGGACGGCGCGCCCCGGGCGGTGCGGGACGCCGCGCGGGCCCTGGCCGGTTCGGTGGGGCACTACGGCTACGTCTCCAGCGGCTCGGTCTACGGCGAACCGGTGGAGTTGGGCTCGGCCGAGGACGCGCCGGTCGTCGAGGCGTCGGCGGACGCGGTGGACGGCGACTATCCACAGCTCAAGGCGGGCGGGGAGCGGGCCGCAGTGGAGGTCTTCGGCGAGCGGGCGCTGCTGGCCCGCGCCGGGCTGATCCTCGGGCCGGGCGAGGACATCGGACGACTGCCGTGGTGGTTGCGGCGGATCGCCCGGGGTGGCGAGGTGCTCGCGCCGGGGCCGCGGGACCTTCCGGTGCAGTACATCGACGTCCGGGACCTGGCGAGCTGGCTGCTGGATCGGTGTGCCGAGGGCACCGGCGGCGCGTACAACGTGGTGGGGCGCAGCGGGCACACGACGATGGGTGAGCTGCTCGACGCGGCGCTCGCGGCCACCGGCGCGGACGCGGTGCTGCGCTGGACGGACCCGGAACCGATCCTGGCCGCGGGTGTCGAACCCTGGAACGACCTGCCGATCTGGATCCCGGTCGGGCACGAGTACCGCTGGTTGCAGGAGCGGGGTGTCGAGCGGGCGTACGCGGCGGGGCTGGTCTGCCGGCCGGTGGCCGAGACGGTCGCCGACACCTGGCGCTGGCTGTGCGAGGTGGGTCAGGTGCCGCCCCGCGCCGGCCGGCCGGCCCGGGCCCCGGTGGGGCTCGACCCGGAACGCGAGGCGGAACTGCTGGCCGGCGTCGCCCGGCCGGCCTGA